The Arachis ipaensis cultivar K30076 chromosome B10, Araip1.1, whole genome shotgun sequence DNA window TGCTTCTATAATATTCTTCCATGCATTATCCACTTTTTTCGCTTCCTCACTTGCATTCACAAGTTCTTGAAACTCCTCATCCACATTATCAATGCCACGAATTCGTTGCAACATTTTTCTAGCTTTTTCTTGTTTACCTCTTTCGATCATGGAGTTTGGCGTGTCATCTAAGAAAATTGCtcccaaacacaaaataattgCCGGAACTGCCCCTATTCCCAAGGAAAATCTCCATCCATTCTTAATCTTGGCAAGCTTGTAGTTGATGAGATTCGCGATTAAGATTCCGATTGTGATCATCAATTGAAATCCGATGTTAAGTGCGCCTCTAATCTTCGGAGGCGCCATTTCGGATAAGTACAACGGAACAGACTGTTTgtttgttcaaaaaaaaaaaaactttacgcATTAATTAGATGATAAATGATAATAATTTTATCCATAGTTATATAGAACGTAATATGTTTCCATACGAAAATAGATATGCACTATATCATATGTGAAAAATATACATATGATATTCTACAAATGAATTAGTATGCAATATAAGCGAATTTGCATGCAATACGCTACCTGATTAGTGAATTCATGTAACTATGATTTTACCTGATTACAAAATCCGACACCAAAACCAAGCAACAAACGACCGATGATAAGCATGGCAACGTTGACGGCGAAAGCGTCTAACAAGGAGCCGATAAGAAAGAAGATTCCGCCGATAAACATAGAAATCTTGCGGCCCATGATTCTTGTTATGGAGGAAGCAAAGAAAGAAGCAACCAATGCCGCGAGATATAAAGAAGATGTGAACAATGTGAGCAATGGATTGTCGAATTTGCAGTATTGACTCTGATGATGAACACCGGATTGGTCTTTCATTTGGATGTAAACATTGGGAAAGAATTTGAGTAAAAATTGGTCCATGGAAGTCACGCCTCCTGTAATGCCAAGATCATAGCCAAAGAGTAAGCCTCCCATGGCGGCAACAATGCATGTGACTATGACGAATAATGTGATCTTTCCTTCGTGGTGGGTTCCACCTCCTGTTGCGACAACACCTCCTGCCATATTTTGAACTCTGTGTGTCTTTCTTTACATACATTCCATGCATGTTAATTCTTAACGTCCCTTTCCCAAGGAGGAAACTTATATGCACCACTTCTGCCTAGGATgtgttttatttttagtattaagAGTGGTTGATAAGAAATcggataatataaaataataaaatatttatttttatattaaaaaaacataaaaaaaaagtatagtaaaaaatgatatataaaaaattatttttcttttttatatatgcatTTACTAATCTTAGAATCATAAAAGATAAAGCTAAGTCacaaataataatgataatagtaGTAGCTAGTAGAGGATTGCCTTTAATATTTATTTAGGTTTGTAAACTAATTAAATTGGAATAAGATTTAGATTCCATAAATATAGAGAATATAGACACCAATAAACTCATATAGTACATGCTATCACTATAAATATAAACTCTTTAGGGTATACAAACATACTAGTTTAATAACATTTTCATATCAATATTACTCATCTTAAAAACTATTTTATGCTCTCTCCATCTTCCAATCATTTTTAATTCTCTCATCTTTCATAATCTCCACAAAGTATTTAGACCATTGATTTGATCTATGATTTTACTTGTGAATTCAGcaaatcaaaaaaatttttttgttccTAACTATCTTAGATAAGCATAgaagaaacaaattttgttttttgATAACAACTAGCACTCTTCACAATCAAGGGAGAGAATCTAAAAGATCACATATAGTTAAAGAAAAAATACCtgctaaatttaaatttaaagaaaCAAAGGCTGTTGATAAGATTTCTTTAATatattcaaaataaatataaCAAGACTATAATCTGTATTCTTGGTTCTTAGCATATGTAGATTCTTCTTTCAAGAATCGAATTAtccattatattattttttagctttggaaaaatttggcaaaaacttCACAACTATTATGCAGAATCACCTAAAATAAAGACCAAGCAATCAAGGAATCAATTGAAGATGACCAAGAAAAAGAACCTTATCATAATTGAGTAtttgtcaaaaataaaaataaaaaattacaaattcaTTAATAGCAATTGATTTTTAGCTTAGCAATGGAGATTATATTGAGGCTATTTGTGAAGGCTTGCCAGAAGAGTTTTCTAGCTGCATCACCCTTATCCAAGCTAAACCTGAATTGTTTAGCACAGGTGAGATTAAAAAACTCTTACTATCCCATGAAGCTACCATTGAAAAATTCAAACAGAATTCTTTAATAACGGTTCAAACAAATCTTACTCAAACTAATTTTCCAAATCCAGAAAATTTCAATCGTCCTTATGAAGGTAGAAGGCATGTTAGAAGTAGCAGATTCTCTCATGAAGGCAGAGTCTCTTAAAAAATCAATAATCGGTAGATTTGTCAAGTTATTGGACACACGGCCCTTCAATGCTTCTTTTGATATGATCATAGTTACCAGGGAGCTTCTACGACAAATTCCTGAACCTCCTCTCCAACTATCAATCAACCACCTCCTCTACCAACCTCATTTCATCAACCATAATCATTTCTTACATCTTCTTCTCAAAATTCAGATATGTCTTGGTATCCATATTTTGGTATCTCTCACCACCTCACTAATGATACATCAAGTTTGATTTCAGCCTTAGAATACACAAGACTTGATCAATTATACATAGTCAATGATTCAGGTTTGCTTATCTCTAAATCTAGTTATTCATATATTAAGAATTCATCTAACAATCATGTTTTCATTTTAAAGAATCTGTTTCATATTTCTCAAatagttaaaaatttaattagtGTTTAAGATTTTATTTGGACAATAATGTCTTCTTTAAATTTTATCAATTTCATTGTGTAGTTAAATCACAAGATACTAAACAAGTGCTCCTTCAGGGACAACTTAAACATGGGTTATATGTGTTTGATCAAGTTTGTATTCCAAAATCATGTAATAATAATTCAGATTTTCATGCCTTTTTAGCTACTTGTAGGACAAATTTGGAGTTATGGCATAAACACTTAATCTCCAATTATTATTAAAACTGTTCTTAAACAGTGTAATCTTCCATTTTCTAATAAAGTTGATTCAACATCTTTTGTTTGTGAAACATGTTGTAAAGAAAAAATGCACACCttacctttttctttttctgaaaCCACTTATACTGCACCCTTACAATTAGTTTTCTTGGATATTTGGGGTCTGTTCCTTCTATATCTCATTCTGATAATCTTATTACTTGAGTATTGTGGATACCTTCACTAGATACGCATGTGTTTACTTATTAGCTACCAAGTCTCAAGTGTTTACAATTTTACAATAATATAAATCTATGATGGAAACTCAGACAGGTCAAATTCTTAAATCTATTCAAACAGATAATGCTAAAGAGTTCTTATCAAATGAATTCAAAACCTTTCTTAATACCAATGGCATCATTCATAGATTGTCATGTCCTTATACTTACCATAAACAAGATGTTGTAGAGATTAGAGAAGAAGTATAGACATATCTATGAAAtggatttacatttcttgctgcTGCACATTTGCCAATAGAATACTGGGAGGATGTCTTTCTTGCTGCTACTTTTCTTATCAATAGATTGTCCACCAAGATCCTTAATATGAAATCACCCCTTTGAGATTCGTCATTCTAAGTCTCCAGATGATTCTATTTTGAAGTTTTTTGGGTGTGCTTGTTATCCAAATTAAACTTAATgccttttaataaatataaattagacTATAGGTCTAAAAAATGCAACTTTCTTGGTTATGCTCTTTTTTCAAAAGGGTGTAAATGTTTAAAATAAGATGGTAAAGTTGTTATTGggcgtaatttttttttttataaaaaaatttttattttccctATTTTTTCATAAGAATGTTGTCTCTGATTCATCACTAACCTTTTTTTATAAGCATAAGATGTTACCTTAGATTCCTATTTTAAATTttggtacatcacagttactttgTATCCCAAGTAAAGCTCCAACTACATCAACTATGTTTACTAACTCCAATACAGGTTCTACTCCTCCAACTAACAATGCTTCATCATTTATTAATTAATCACCTTTTGAAGAAGTTATTATAGATTTTGCACCGATaccaatttttattttgaaatccaGCTTCCAAGGTTAGTGATATGGTAACTCGTTCTAAATCTGATGTCTTTAAGCCTAAGGCTCTTATTGCACATTCTAATAATATTGACTTGGTTAATAATGTTTCCAGTATTGTGTCTCAAGCTAAGAACTCCTCTCATTGGTTTCAAGCCATGAAAAAGGAATAAAACTTGGTATTTAGTCTAGCCAGCACCCAACTACACAATTATTAGGTCTAAATGGGTGTTTATTTGCCATTAACCGTGGACCTGATAactctattaaaaaaattataaagctCACCTTGTGACCAAGGGATACTATTAAATTGAGGGCATCGATTATTCTCAAATCTTTAGCCCAGTTATTAGACCAACAACTATTAAAGTCATCTTATCCTTGGCTTTATCTAAAGGTTAGTCTCTTAAGCAATTTGATTTTAACAATGCATTTTTCAATGGAGATCTCACTGAGAATAATGTGTACATGGCACCTACTGTCAAATGGGCTAGCCAACTCGTTTAAGCCCAGACCATTTAGCCCATGGGTTATACGGGCTAGCCCATTTAAGCCCACTTTGTTCGCGGGTCAAAATTTTATAGCACAGACCGTTTATGGCCAGCCTGACGGGTTAAATAGGCTGGCCCATTTATTTGTTGgcttttttttgaaattttttaaaaaaaaaaaactaaaaaagtcCAATTTTGAGGAGAAAAACTAGTGTatatttttggacaaaaatattttgtttggtacaaataaaattaaagttcCACTAAACAACTAAATACATTTGATTTGAGTAACAGTTATGCTCTAAACTTGTTCTTTTAACTCAAAATAGAACCACATTCACATCCAATTAGTGATTCTATATTTCTAATTCTAATATTTCTAATTAAAAGAGTATTTCTAATTCTCCTTATATAGTTAACAAAGTATTATAAATCAACATAGCAACATCATAATTCTACCAAAAAACCACACAAATATGAAAAAAAGTATTTAACAGATTACATGGCATGCAAATATATTACAAAAGCAGCAAGCAATgtaattctaaaattttttatccAATCTACCAAATTAGTCAACACCTGCaatggaaagaaaaataaattatcaaataaAAGTTAGTGACTTAGTGACAGAAAAAAATTTCAAtagaattgaattaaaaaatgCATTGTTTAAAATAATTAGACAATACTAATAAAATACCAGGCATCATATTAATTAAATCCACTTTATCTTTATAATGTTCTTTGTCACTCTCATTTCACACTCAAATTCAGCATCTACAATTTAAAATTAGTTagtaaaaaactaaataaatacaaTATGCAAGTCATTCATTAGTTATTGCCAATAGAAgttaacaaaataaatttaaaaagtaaattaCCATCATCTTTAAATCCATATATCCAATTAAGAGCACAAATAAGAGCTTGCACATTTTTATCCAAAATAGAATTTCTATACTTATTTAGGATATGTGCACCAATGAAAAATACCGATTCCGAAACTATCGTAGTTATTGAAATACTAAGCACATCACAAGCCATGGAAGCTAAATCAGAAAAGTGATGGGCTTGAGATCTCCAATATTGCAAGACATATATTTTAGAGTTCATATCAAGAATTGACTTTTCCAAATAGATATCTAAAGAAGACTTTCTTTATGAAGCATTAGCTTGAAAACTTATATTTCTCAACTCctacaatattaaaaaaataataaaacagttAAAAAAGTAACAAATtgacagaaaatataaaaaaaattatattaatataatgcACAACAGAAATAAAACTTACATCAGGCACATCAAATGAAAGTGAATCATCTTCTCTAAAAGTTGGAATTCTTAGTTGACCACTAGAAGCATTAGAAGAGGCATTATGTGACAAAGTTTCTGAATACGCTTCACACAATAAATACAGCTTCTTCTTGATGGTGGTCAATTTCTCATTAGCAGTACATAGATCCACTTTATTCAAATAATACTCCAAAACATGAAATTTCATTTGAGGATCGAGAATAGCTCCTAGAGAGAGAATCATGGAATAATCGCTCAATTACTTATCGAATTTGGCTTTCATTAGTTGCACCATTTTTCTTATGACCTCATCCTCACTAATAAAGTATTCTTTCAGCAAACACCCAATCCTCTAAATTtgcataaaatataaatttaaagtaGGATAAGATTGACCAAACATCAAGGTAGTAATTTTATAAAATGGATTCAGAAATTTACAGatttctcttcctctttttcaCTCTTTTTCGGACGGACAATCTTTGAAATTGTTATCCTTTAAAGAGAGTCTAACAAAATCACGCTCACATCTCAAAGCACTCTCCAAAATCAAGAAAGTAGAATTTCATCTATTGGGCACATCTAAGTTCACTCTAATGTTAGGAATTTCAAGTGACTTAAGAACATCTCTAAATTGGATAGCTTGTGCCTCCGATGCTCTCACATACTTGATACTCTCTTTGATATTATGAAAAGTAGAACTAGCAACCTTCAACCCATCTTGAACTATCAAGTTTAAGATATGAGCACAACACCTCACATAAAAAAAAGTCCCCAATACAAAATAACCCATCACTTAAAAGGAGGTTTCACTTGAGTAAAGTTTCCATGCTATCATTAGATGAAGCATTGTCTAAAgttattgaaaatattttcttctctatCCCCATTCAGATAACAACTCAAGCACTTTATTTGCTAATTGATGTCCCGTATGTGGAGGGGGCATGTGAGAAAATGAGAGTATCTTAGAATTTAATTTCCACCTAGAATCAACATAATGGGTAGTCAAAGTCATATAACCCTCTGTTGTGCATGAAGTCCAAAGATCAGTAATTAAACATGTCCTACTTCAAAGTTTTCCTAACTggcattttaatttttctttttcagcaatataaaatttgaaaatatcaGCTACAGCAGTGTTTCGAGAAAACATCTTAGCATCAGGATTCAAGTACTTAAAAACATCCCTAATTCTCCTATACTCAACAAATGAGAAAGGCAAATCATGTTCTATGATTGTTATTGTAATTAATTCACGAAAAACTATAGGATCAACTTGTCTAACCCTTAACATCCCAGCTTCATCAAGCATCATTTTTCCCAAATCATGAAATTTGGGGAGTTCACGACACACAGGGATATGTCGTCTCAATGTAGAGGTACCATGAGTACTATCCCCACCTTTGTATTCTTTTCTACACTCTTTACATTTGCACCTTGTTTTGCCATCTTCcccaattatttttataaaactaTCCCAAACATTAGATGTAGTTAACCGTTTTCTCTTTTTAGAATTTAACCCATCAATAGCAGTAAGTGAAATACTTACAAGAGATGTCACTTGAGTTACTTCCAGTGGGACTTTATCgtcaacaagatcatcaaagtCATCATTAGAGTCTGAGTCCAAGAAAATTTGTTTTACCTCAGCATTTGGATCAACAATATCTCTTGCATAGTCATCCATAACTCAAAAATAAATcactaacaaaaaataaaaatatagaaccAAATTAATCTTTACTAAAACCCAAAATAACCCAGAACAAAACCGAATAGATAAATAATTGATGTCAGTGTCAGACTATTCATCTAAATGTTGAGAACCTAAGATTTATGAGAAAAGAAATAACatgcatattttattattaagacaAAAAAGTAATCTTACAATAGTTGGCTGAAAATTGATGAGTGATGACCGAGGGCTACGAAAACTAAAGAAGAGTAGAAGCTGACTGGCTGAGTAAAAAATGGATGAAGTAACGAAAACTATGGAGCTAACGGTGATGAGAGCCTTGCAAGGCTCTAATGGTGGGGATGCTCATCGATGACACCGACAAAGAAGTTACTGTCGTCGGAAGAAGGATGGACACACGCATAAATTTGTGAGGCTGTAGTGCTATGCAAAAGAATTAGGGATTTATGGCTACTTCAGAGtactttctctttttcctttgtaCGTTTGCTATGTAGAAGAATTAGGGATTTAGAGCATATCGCTACTCCAGATTGCTTTATCTTTTTCCTTTGTATGTTTGAGTTTTAGTGAATGGCTGTTTGGTTTGTTTGGCTTAGAGTTAGAGAGACTTTTTTAATTTTGTACTCTTATATTGTATATGGGTTGGGTTATTTTTTGGGTTGATTTTTTTAGCTTGCATAGTATTGGACTATTATATTTGGTCAATTGGGCTTATGGTCCATGGTTTATTGGcttaataattctctaaatctgTTATTTTGTACTGGTCGGGTTGGGTTTTTTCGAATGCCGTTTGGCTGAAATCTAAAATTTTGGTTTGAGaaaaaaaccaaattttatgCGGGCCCGCATTTAGCCTGCAGGCTAACCCGTTTAACCTGCAATTTTTTTCGAGTTAATCGGGCTCAGTCCGTTTAGCCCAAAATTTAAATGGGCCTCAATTAGAGGCAAAATCCCGCCCATTTAAATGGATAAATGGGCCAGCCCGATGGACTTGGCCCATTTTAACGGCCCTAATGGCACCACCTCTGGCCTCTTCAGTTTTGATTCTGGTTTAGTATGTAAACTTGACAAGGCCATTTATAACCTCAAGTAGGCTCCCAGGACTTGGTTTTCTAAACTATGCACTATTCTATCtatttttggttttcaaaatacTTCATCTGATCCTTCCTTATTTGTTCGTTTCACAACCTCTTCTACTTTTTTCTTCTTGCATATGTTGATGACATAGTCATCACAGAtagtgataaatctgaaatagAATCCATTATCTCTCAGTTTAATCAAATTTTCTCATCAAAGGACTTAGAGACACTGCATCATTTCTTAggcatgcaatttaattttttgcTTTTTAGTGACATGCATATCGCATAAACTAACTATGTTTGTGATCTCCTTAAAAAGGCATCCATGGATAAGTCAAACTCAATTCCCACATGAGATGGATGACCAGAAAGGCAAAAGGATGATTAGTATCGACATGATTACGTAATGAGATGGATGTTGTTGAGAGATATGAGAAGAGGCGCTGTCTTTGTCGTTAGAAAAGTCATATGAGGCAAGGATGTCTTAACACTCCAACATTAGATCAGTGATATAGTACTTTAATAGGATAGTAGTGTTGTTTCATGTCAATTTCAAAaagtttatgtaattttaacatCTATGTCTAAATATTTACTCATTTGAATAAAGTGTGTTGTTTCCATTTATCTGTTAAGTTTTCATGTTTTCAAATATAGCATTCAGATAAATAATATAACATACATAGCAAACATAAGCAACTGCTACATAATTCAGAAAGTAACAAGATTTCTACAGGCTATAAGTATCAAAAAACAAATAGAAGATGAATACACAATATAAATCACTATATAGAGTTATAGTGAAGTCACTATTACTGTCTAGGATGGTGATCAAGCCGGTGGCCCGTCCCACATGCAGGTGGATGTGTTGGTGCAGAATTTTTAACCACAACTTACCAATAAGTGCACcgagtcataccaagtaataaactcacGGTGAGTGAATGTTGATCctacgaggattaatggattaagcaagtaatggtcaattgattattctagtcagacaatcaaaatATAGGGTTTCAATAGTAAATAAtatgaaaacagaaaattaaacaagaacaaactaaaattggttacgaaagtaatatgataaagatagTTAAGGTGTCAGAGATATTTCAATTTCagaattaataattatatttatctaCTTTGATTATGCAAAGATATAATTCATGACAAACCCTAGGTGATTGAACTCCTATTCCTaggcaattcaatctcctctaacCCAACCAACCGTCAATTCCTTTATCAATCAATTGTGTTAGAAGGTTAAGTTCAGAATCTGATTTATAAGCCATATAATCCCTAAGAatccaaaataatccaattatATGTAACGTATCATATTAAATTCAGACATTTAAGGAATTGTGAGAAAAGAGTTTCAAGCTTTAATTCTAGTGATGTAACTTTTCCAATATTCAAAAGAATTTATTTTAGATTAGGGTTATTTTCCAATACACACTAATCCGTAGGATGAAGAATAAAATTAATTCTTAAACAtaaatcaatgcattaatcaagagtagaagaataaataattattaatctatcaaaataaacagagctcctaaccttaacaatagagGTTTAGTTGCCCATAGTGCAGAGAAATTGAAATCCTAATCTAATGTGCAAAACCTAAAACTAAAAAGAATGAAAGACGGAAGAGAGAATGTCTTCACGCTGCCTagtcccttttttttcttttatataagcGTGGTTGGGCTTTAGGCCGTGTTGCTGGCATGGTGGCACTAAATGTCACTTATGATACAAATCACGTGCTCCTTTCTGCAGGTCTAGCACTAAACACCAGTTTCTTGGCGCTAAACGCCTGGAGTCCCGAGAAGATGGTGATGCTGGACGCGGTTTAGCGCTAAATGCCAATGTTGCAGTATTTAACTCTGTGATGCCAGAGAGCAAGTATAGACTAATATATATCTTTGAAAGATTTGGAAGTtggctttctaatgccactaTAACTGCATCATTTGGGCttttatagctcaagttatgctcattaaagtgtgaggaggtcagggttgacagcatccacGAATTCTCTTTGCTTCAATTTTTGGTTCCTCCTTGTTCTTTTGCTTCTCTTATCCTAAAATTTCTCTATAAGAATCATGAAACCAAGAAAATAAAAGTACTAATAGGATAGCCttgaaaattatataattatcaaGTAAAATTCATAACTTTTCTATAATAAATGCCAATAAATCATGGCATAGTAAAGAAtcatggcatcacaacaccaaacttaagctcttgcttgtcctcaagcaagcaaAGAATCATGGCATAGTAATTAAACTTCCCAACCTTAAAATACAAGGGTGAATGGTTGCAATTCAAATGACTTTGGTTAGCCGTTTCACATATGCACAACTCAACACAATTGGCTATAATTTTTTAAAGCCTCTGTCCGGATTAGATTATAGAATCCTTCATTGAATCATTACCTTGAAGCAAGCTAATTTACTTTCCTTTCACAGCTTATTTTCTTTGGGTGCTTtgtaccttgagcctagccgtgactctaaatgGTTTGTCTCAAGCTTTATTGGACACAGAAACACCATAAGCACTTGATTCGGGAGTGCTTCGAGCTTACCATGTCCTTTTAATATTCCCCATAATTGATGCTCGGAGCCTTTGGCTTTCTCTTCTTTTGGGGGGAttactttgcaccttgagcctagtcgtgactctaaatgttttattttcaagcttttgCTTAATACTtaagcaccacaagcacttgactcGGATCCTTAGTaagtggtactcagagcctttgccttctctttcaacccttttttttttctcattacgTGTTTCTCCTTCAAGGCTTTGTCAAGTATAAAGATCCCATAATAGTCCTCTAGACTAAGGCCTCAAGCAATTTGGCTCAGTTTGTCTTGAACATTCTTAGTTAATTTGGCCTTCCAAACTCACATTGTCATACTCTTTATGATCaatctcctttttctttttgttctttcttgACACATGATCCTTGCCCACATTTAGGAACAAGCACAATTATAATTGTGGATTGTGAAAGACAAGTAATGATATGTACTTGACTAACAAGACTCACAAATGCATTATATAGGATAGAACAAGATAACATATGCATATAATTaaaaaagaaggaaacaaataGAAGTCAATAACCTTAGTTCTCATTGCCATCATCTTCCTCAtctttcttttcatcatttttttaggctatgtagagcatagcctccaacaccaaactcAGAATGATTGTTTGTCTTCAAGCAACAAAGAAAAATAGTGGTGACGGAAATATGAATAATCATGATTGTCTAGTAGAAATAAGGAAGCAAGGTAAAAACTCATtcaaataaaacaaga harbors:
- the LOC107621066 gene encoding sugar transport protein 10-like, which produces MAGGVVATGGGTHHEGKITLFVIVTCIVAAMGGLLFGYDLGITGGVTSMDQFLLKFFPNVYIQMKDQSGVHHQSQYCKFDNPLLTLFTSSLYLAALVASFFASSITRIMGRKISMFIGGIFFLIGSLLDAFAVNVAMLIIGRLLLGFGVGFCNQSVPLYLSEMAPPKIRGALNIGFQLMITIGILIANLINYKLAKIKNGWRFSLGIGAVPAIILCLGAIFLDDTPNSMIERGKQEKARKMLQRIRGIDNVDEEFQELVNASEEAKKVDNAWKNIIEAKYRPQLVFCSLIPFFQQFTGINVIMFYAPVLFQTLGFGSNASLMSAVITGGVNVVATIISIFSVDRFGRRILFLEGGIQMLLCQIAVGAMIAKEFGVSGVGSFSNGEVNLLLFFICAYVASFAWSWGPLGWLVPSEICSLEIRSAGQAINVSVNMLFTFIIGQVFLMMLCHLKFGLFFFFGGFVVIMTIFIAFFLPETKNVPIEEMNSVWRSHWFWARFIPQDMVNSHAHLEDL